In Desulfoferula mesophila, the genomic window ATCGCCAAGAACGTAGGGGTGGTGGGGCGCATCGAAAAGGAGCTGGGCATCACCGCATTGAAGCCCAAGATCGACACCCAGATAGCCGGCGCGGTGGGCGCGGCCCTGTTCGGCGACGCCCTGGTCAAGAAAGAGCGCAAGAAGGGCTAGGAAAGCATGATCGCCAACTACGGCTATAAGGACGGCAGCGGCGATTACTTCATCGCCATCGACACCGACAAATGCGACGGCTGCGGCGCTTGCGTGCCGGTGTGCCCCGGCGCGGTGTTTATGGTGATGGACGAAGACCCCAACGACCCGATGCGCGAGGAGCCGGTGGCGGTGGTGGCCGACGATCAACGCAAGAAGATCAAGTACGCCTGCGCCCAGTGCAAACCGGGCGGCGAACGGAGCCCCTTGCCCTGCGTGGAGGCCTGCCCGGTGGATGCCATAGCCCACTCCTGGTAGGCCGCGCCCCGGACGACGCTCCCCGGGGGGCGGCCGGCTCCGAAGGCCGTCCCCCCTTTTTACCTCGCACCTACGCGCGGGGCCGCGCCGCCCCCTGGGAGGAGCCATGAGCCCGATCAATATTAGCATAGACGGACAGCCGGTGGAGGCCCAGAAAAACGACACCATTCTTGAGGCCGCCCGCCGGGCCGGAATTTACATCCCCACCATCTGCAACCACCCCGACCTGCCGCCGGGCAAGGGCAAGAAACCGGCTCCGGCGGTGTGGCAGGGCGGCGTCAAAATTGAAAACGCCCAGGAGGATGAGCTGGGCGGCTGCGGCCTATGCGTGGTGGAGCTGGCCGGGACGGCCGAGCCCCAACCCGCCTGTAGTACCCCCGTGGCCGAGGGCATGGTTATAACCACCAGCAGCGAGGCTCTGAACAAGCTGCGCAAGCAAAAGCTCATCCCCATCCTGGCCCGCCATCCCCACGCCTGCCTGGCCTGCGCCCAGGCGGCGGGCTGCTCGCGCACCCAGTGCTCCTCCAACGTGGCCGAGGCCGAGCGCTGCTGCGAGCAGTTCGGCAACTGCGAGCTGCAAAAGGTGGTCAACTACCTGGGCATCCACCAGGACACCCCCCGTTGGATTCCCGGCGGCCGGCCCAAGCTCCTGGACGATCCCCTGTACAAACGCGACTACAACCTGTGCATCGGCTGCACCCGCTGCGTGCGGGCCTGCGAGGACCTGCGCGGGGTGGGGGCTTTGGGCTTCGTATTCGATGAAAACGGCCAGGTGCAGGTGGGCACCCTGGCCCAGGGCCTGGCCGAGAGCGGCTGCCGCTTTTGCACCGCCTGCGTGGAGGTGTGCCCCACCGGGGCCATCCTGGACCACAAGCTGCCCAGCGGGGACAAAAGCAAGGCCCTGGTGCCCTGCCGCAGCGCCTGCCCGGCGGAAATCGACGTGCCCGAGTATCTCAGGCTCATCGCCGCCGGGCGGCCGGAGCAGGCCCTGGCGGTGATCCGCCAACGGGTGCCCCTGCCCGGCGTGCTGGGCCGGGTGTGCGTCCACCCCTGCGAGGACAACTGCCGCCGGGGCTCGCTAAACGAGCCCATCAGCATTTGTCTGCTCAAGCGCTACGCCGCCGACCAGGGCAGCGGGGCCTGGAAGGCGCGCCTGGAGCGGCTGCCCGCCACCGGCAAGAAGGTGGCCGTGGTGGGCGCGGGCCCGGCCGGGCTCAGCGCCGCCTTTTTCCTGGCCCGCAAGGGCCACGCGGTCACCATGCTGGAGGCCGAGGAGCGCCCCGGCGGCATGCTGCGCTACGGCATCCCCGCCTACCGCCTGCCCCGGGAGGTGCTGGAGTCCGAGATAGGCGACATAGCCGCCCTGGGGGTGGAGATCAACACGGGCGTCAAGGTGGAGTCCCTGGAGGAGCTGACGGCCCAGGGCTACGACGCCCTGTTCCTGTCAATGGGAGCCCAGCTTCCGCGGCGCCTTAATATCGAGGGCGCGGAGCAGCCCTCGGTGCTGTGGGGCCTGGACTTTTTAAAGGCCATCCGCCGGGGCCAAGACCCTCAGGTAGGGCCCAAGGTGGTGGTGGTGGGCGGCGGCAACGTGGCCATCGACGTGGCCCTGTCCGCCTTGAGGCAGGGAGCCCGAGAGGTGGACCTGGTCTGTCTGGAAAAGCGCGAGGAAATGCCCGCCCATCCCTGGGAGGTGGCCCAGGCCGAAGAGGAAGGCGTGCGCGTGCGCAACGCCTGGGGCCCGCTGCGGGTGGCTCCGGACGGCGCGGTCGCCTTCCGCCGCTGCACGGCCGTGCTCGACCGACAGGGCCGCTTCAACCCCAGCTACGATGACGCCGAGGTCATGGAACTGCCCGCGGACCAGGTGATCATGGCCATCGGCCAGGCCACGGACCTGGGCCTTCTGGGCGCGGGCGGCGGAGTTGGCGTGGCCCGGGGGCTGATAGCGGCGGACCCCGACACCCTGGCCACGGACGTGGCCGGGGTGTTCGCCGGGGGCGACGCGGTGGTCATGCCCGGAGCGGTGATCCACGCCATCGCCGCCGGGCGCAGGGCGGCCCGGAGCATGGACGAATACCTGGGCGGCGACGGGGACATAGACTTCAGCCTGACCCGGCCCGAGCCCCTTAGCCCCCGCCTGGGCCGGGTGGAGGGCTTTGCCTTGCAGCAAAGGGTGGCCCCGGCCTGGCTGTCCCCGGAGCGGCGCAGCCGGGGCTACGAGGAGACCTGCCAGGGGTTCAACTCCGGGCAAGCCGAGGCCGAGGCCGGGCGCTGCTTGCAGTGCCAGCTAAGGCTGATGATCAGCCGGGTGCCCGGCCCGCCGGAGCATTTGTTGCCCCTCAACCAAGAGGCGGTAGACGGGGTGCCGGAAAGCGAGGGGGTGTTCATCCTCTTTGACCCGGAGAAAAACATCCTGGTCATCCAGGGCGCCATGAACCTGCGCGAGGGCCTGAACGAGCGCCTGGAAGGCGGCTCCAGCGCGGCCTATTTCGAATACGAACCAGACCCCATGTACTCCAAGGCCGAGAGCGAGCGCATCCAGGCCTATCTCCAGCGGCACGGCTCCATGCCGCCGGGC contains:
- a CDS encoding 4Fe-4S dicluster domain-containing protein, with amino-acid sequence MIANYGYKDGSGDYFIAIDTDKCDGCGACVPVCPGAVFMVMDEDPNDPMREEPVAVVADDQRKKIKYACAQCKPGGERSPLPCVEACPVDAIAHSW
- a CDS encoding FAD-dependent oxidoreductase, which codes for MSPINISIDGQPVEAQKNDTILEAARRAGIYIPTICNHPDLPPGKGKKPAPAVWQGGVKIENAQEDELGGCGLCVVELAGTAEPQPACSTPVAEGMVITTSSEALNKLRKQKLIPILARHPHACLACAQAAGCSRTQCSSNVAEAERCCEQFGNCELQKVVNYLGIHQDTPRWIPGGRPKLLDDPLYKRDYNLCIGCTRCVRACEDLRGVGALGFVFDENGQVQVGTLAQGLAESGCRFCTACVEVCPTGAILDHKLPSGDKSKALVPCRSACPAEIDVPEYLRLIAAGRPEQALAVIRQRVPLPGVLGRVCVHPCEDNCRRGSLNEPISICLLKRYAADQGSGAWKARLERLPATGKKVAVVGAGPAGLSAAFFLARKGHAVTMLEAEERPGGMLRYGIPAYRLPREVLESEIGDIAALGVEINTGVKVESLEELTAQGYDALFLSMGAQLPRRLNIEGAEQPSVLWGLDFLKAIRRGQDPQVGPKVVVVGGGNVAIDVALSALRQGAREVDLVCLEKREEMPAHPWEVAQAEEEGVRVRNAWGPLRVAPDGAVAFRRCTAVLDRQGRFNPSYDDAEVMELPADQVIMAIGQATDLGLLGAGGGVGVARGLIAADPDTLATDVAGVFAGGDAVVMPGAVIHAIAAGRRAARSMDEYLGGDGDIDFSLTRPEPLSPRLGRVEGFALQQRVAPAWLSPERRSRGYEETCQGFNSGQAEAEAGRCLQCQLRLMISRVPGPPEHLLPLNQEAVDGVPESEGVFILFDPEKNILVIQGAMNLREGLNERLEGGSSAAYFEYEPDPMYSKAESERIQAYLQRHGSMPPGDGSGGGDDLDDLF